ATGGTGAATTTCCTTGAATGCTAATCGGTCGACCCACAAAGTCTGGATTTGCCGAATTGTATGGGTTAGGTGATGGATTGGTTGGATCACGGAGAGCCACTTCTGTTCCATAATCTCTAAAAGAAAACTTTCTGACCTCTGTTCCAAAATCAATTTTTAGAAACTTGGTTGCAGTCCAGTAAGCATCTTGACGAACACCGACATAACTTCCTCTTTGGTATTGTTTTCCTTGGATGGTTCCAAATCCAACGTTGTACTCTCCAATTGGGTCAAAGTTAATCAAAGTTATTCGGTTTTGAAATTTATCACCAGGAATCCAGGTATATCTAAGTGCAGTTGTTCGAAAACTTTGTCCAAAACTTGCTTTGGCACCACTAAGAAGTGCAAATGCAGAAGTTGTTGGATCATTTGCGGGTTTGTTTGGAACGTTAATGGCAAAATTGTCCTGTGCCGTTAAATTATAAAAAGATATTTGGTGTTCGGGTGTGAAATTATGGACGTACTTGATTTGAGAGTCGTTATATCTCGGAAGACGAATCCCTTCTGGCAATAACCCAGTGGCACCTAACGATTTATCCAAATATCCAAGTTTACCAGCAATCGCCAGATATCCTTTACCACCTGAAGTGGGTGTTGCCGCATAAGCAGTTGTGTTCCATAAGGAAACTTGAAAAGCACCTTTTGTCTTTTGCACAGAGTCAACAGTTTCAATTTCAATTATACCACCAGTCGCATTGTTAAAGTTTGCTGGATAAGCACCTGAATATAAATCAATAGATTTAATTAAGTCATTGTGAATGACAGATGTTAATCCATCTAAGTGGAACGGATATAATATTGGAAGGTCATCGTACAGATAGGTATTCGCATTTGGGTTGGCACCGCGTACGATAATTCCGTTGGCTCCACCACCAAATCCAATATTGGGAATGACTCCGGGAAGGGTTTCCAAAGCACGAAGAGCTTCTCCAAAAGTTCCAGGCATTCGTTTGATCTCTTCGTATCGAACTTTAGTTCGAGAAGCTACAGTTTTTTCTCTTTCTCCTTCCACGACGATACCCGTTTTTGGGGCACTTGCTTTTTTTTCCGTGTAAATGGTTCTCGACTCATCTTCAGATCCAATTGAAATTTTAATTTCTTGGATTCCTGTGTCACGTAATAATCGTAATGTGTATTCACCGGGAGATGGAAATTCAAGAGTGACATTTCCTTCTGCATCTGTTTGTGCAAATTTTTTTGTTTCGAAAATCAAAACAGATAAATTCTTTTCTGCAATTTCCTTTTTAGGATTTATTAGTTTCGCACGAATGCTTACCGCAAATAGCGGGGATCCGAAACAAAAAAGGAAAATCCCAAATATAAAAGGTTTATTTAATTTGAATTTTGCTGAGTTCATTGAAGTTTAAATACCAAGGGATATCTCCCGTTTCTTTTTCGAGGTAAATGAGAGTGCAGGGTAGGGGATATCCAAGAAACGGACATTCCGTACGAGTAATGGCAATTGTACACAAATCCAAATTTCTTTGGATTGGTTTATTTACAATCACCAGTGGCGGATTGGGAATTGGATTCCCGCATTTTTCGGAAGCAAATTTTGCTGCGGCATATACTTGGCTTTGTGCATCATTGGTATCTACACGATCGACACCAGGTCCACAGTTTACAATGATTGCTGCGATAACAATTGAGAAACCAATCAGCGTTTTCATTTGTTACCTTTTGCATTTGGGTTTTCAGTTTCTTCTTGTTGACCAACTACATCTGCCGTTACGTTGACTACTGTTACAAGACCTAATGGAAAGTATGCTTTATCTTCTCTTTGGATTTTGATATTGATAAGAGTTTTTCCTGTCGGATATTTCTCCAGAATTTGACTCATCGCAAGCTCTACATTAGGTGCTTTTGTTACTGGAAACATTCCTAATAGATAAAAAGCTGAATCTTGTCCCTTTCCTTTGCCAAGGATCTTGTAATCTGTGGAACGAACAACGGTCGCTGAGTCAAATAAATAAATATCTTTTGAAACATGAGATCCAATGCAACCCATAGCCATGATTGACGCAGATAGGAAACTGATAAAAAAATTGAAAATGGAAGTTTTCATTTGTGGTATTATTTTTTGTTTTTAGTAGTTGTTTGTGATGGAAAACGCACTAAATCACCTTTGATGGTAAAACGGTAACGAGTTAAAGGTCCGAAAATTGATTTGTCATTCCAGTAACGAATGTTAACGAGGGCATCACCTGAATCTTCCTCCATAACTTTTTCATACAAATCGGTGACAGGAGGTTCAGTGAACGGTAAACCGAAGATGATGAAATCCAATGCATACCACGTAAAGGTTTTCTCTACAGTTTTAACAGTTTCGTAAGGAGTGTTAGGGATTGGTTTGTTGCTAGTCGCTATTCCAACTGATGAGGACGCACAATTATTGATAATAAGGGATAAAAATAAGACACTAGTTATAGTGATAAAATGTTTCATAAAAGACTCCGTCTCTGTCCAAATCCCATTTTTATGAGATTGGTCAACGGAATATTTACACTAACGATGATTAACTACTTAACTCGGAATGAACGCTACATATTTCGGAGTGAAATAAAAAATTGTTATAATTTGAGTGCTTCTTTTAGATTTTGAGCAAAGGAACGGCCGACTGGCAAGGTTGTTTCATCCTCATTTTTTAGTTGAATTGTATAAGATCCACCCTTGTCATATCGTAGGCTTGCCACATAATCCAAATTAACCAAAAAACCTTTGTGTATGCGAATGAAGTGTTTTGAAGGCAATTTTTCCTCAATTTCTTTGAGTAATTTTGCCGTTTCGTAATCCTTTTGCGAGGTATGTATCACGCAACTTTTGTTATTTGCAGAAATAAACTGAATGTCTTGAAACGGTAAAAGAAATACGGCAGAATCGGATTGGATTTTTAGATTTGTGTTATTGTTTGTAGGTTGGATTTTAGTTTGTTTTGATTCTTGTAAAAAACGTAAGGCTTTATCTACTGATTTGCGAAATCTTTCGAATGAAAATGGTTTTAACAAATAATCTGTAGCATCCAAATCAAAAGCCTCAACTGCATGCTCACTGTAGGCAGTGGTAATGATGAAAAATGTACTTTTGTTATGTTCCTTTCGTAAAATATCCATCCCATTGACGGCTGGAAGGTTGATATCCATAAAAACCAAATCAAACTGTTTTTCTTGTAGTAGATTTAATGCCTTATCTCCACTTTCTGCAATCCCGGAAAGTTTTAACTCCGAGCAGTTCATAATATAATCCATCATGAGCATCCTGGCAGGATATTCATCTTCTATGATTAATACTGAATAGGTGGATGATTCCATGATTTTAAGTTACATCAATAAAGAAAAAGGTAACATCATCTTTTAGTTCTTCTTCCGAAAACTTGGAAATTTGCACTATAATTTCTTGAGATAATGTTTTTATATCCTTGTCTTTTCCTCTTTCCAGTAGATCAAGTATTTTGCTTTCACCAAATAATTTATTTTCAGCACGCGCTTCCGTGACACCATCGGTGAAAAAAAAGTAACGATCACCAGTTTTCATTTGATGGGTCCATTCTCCGTAAGTAAATGACTCTCTCCAGCCAATGATGGGACCTTTGATATTCATAAATTCGAATTTACCATTGGATCGATTGTATATGAGTGGATTGGGATGACCTGCTGTAGAAAAGGTAATGGTTTTTTTGTCTGAATCAATTAATGCGCAACAAGCAGTGATAAAATATCTGCTAACAAGTGAGGTCAATGCTTGGTTCATATGCTCTAAAACATCTTTCGGTGAGTTGATGTTTTTGGTAGATTCTCTAAATTGAACTTTTACCATTGAAGATACAAAAGCTGCAGGAACACCGTGTCCAGCAACATCTGCAATTAACAAAAGCAAACGATTTTCATCTAATTCCACCCAGTCATATAAATCACCACCTACTTGTTTCATCGGTAAGTAAGTTGTATGAATTCTAATCCCGATAGTGTTTGGATGTTCCTTTGGCAAAAGATAACTTTGGAGTTGGGATGCAAAAAATAAATCCTGTTCGAGGTCTTGGTTTTTTTCTCTTAGTTCGATGGTTCTTTCACGGACACGAATTTCTAAATCTTTTGTGAGAATGGATAGTTCCTTTTCATTTTTTGCATGTCGATAAGATATTGCGACACCTGATAAAATCATAAGAATTAAAAAACCGTATTGTGTTAAGTATATATTTTTTCCTGAAGTCACATCTATTATAATATCTATTGTTGTGCCAATGCAGATACAGATGAAACCGATGGTAAGGAAATATGCTTCTGCTTTTTTTGCTTTGGCAGCTCGAATAACTCCTCTTATAATGAAAAACACAACTATGATTAATGAGAACTCCCAGATCCGTAGTAACAAAATTCTTGTCGGAATTTCAAGTTCCCAAGTTTGCAAAAAAGCAAGGCAAAGAAGGAAAAAAATTAACAATCGCTCATTGAGTTTAAGTTTGGTTTGAAATAAAGAATAACTAAATAAAAAGATAGAAACTGGAAGTAAAGTTTGAGCTGTAAAAAATACTTTTAACCAAAAGAAAAAAGAAAGGTTTGTATATGTGTAACTAATGTTTAGCAGAGGGAGTCTCCACATAACAAAAATTAGCGTAGACAAGAGAAGGTAAAAATTCGATTTTGCCTGTCTTTTGAGGATTATTGAAAAAATTTGGTAAGCACCAATTCCAAAAAACAACATGATAAAACAAAAATCACGTCCATCTTCTCTGATGATAAATTCTTGGAGTTGTTCGTAATTTCCCATTACTGGAATTTTTCTAAATAATCCTCCTTGAAAGGTTTTGTTACGAAAATGGATTTCGATTTCTAATTGGTTTATTTGATTTTCTTTGAGAACTGAGCTTGGAATAAAATATAAACGTTTGTAATACCAGTTTGGCAAATACAAACCTTCCTTTGAAATTTGGCCAGTCTCTCCTAACAATACACCGTTGATAAAAAGTTTGTCCACCTCTTGAACCCTGTCTAAATAGATACCAAGGGGTTTGTTGTCTGGTTCGTAGTAGAAGCTAGTTTTATAACTTCCATGGACAGGCGGGTTCAACCCTTGTAAAGAAAGCCCTTTCCCCACTTGGATGGGGATTGTTTTTCCTTGGGACGTAAAGGTCCAACCTTCCGGAATCTTCGTAAGGTACTTTGAACTTACTTTAAGTGGTTCCGAGGAAAGCGAAATGACCGCAGTAAGGACAATGGGGAAAATAAATGAGAGGATTCTCATCACTATCGGATAAAGTTAGTTGTGTACAACAAGAAAGCAAGTTGATTTTCAATCTCTTGTTTGGTTTAGTTTATTTTTTGGAGAAAATCTAAATGACAATCACTCAACTTCGATATATCGTTGCTTTGGATCAATTAAAGAGTTTTGCAAAAGCCGCCGAACATTGTTTAGTTGCTCAGCCAACTTTGAGTTTACAAATCCAAAAAGTTGAGCAAGAGCTTGGGTTTGAATTATTTGATCGGAAAAAAAATCCAGTCATTACCACCAAATTGGGCAAAGCTGTGGTTGACCAAGCTAAAAATACATTAAAAGAGGCGGACAAACTCTTTGAAATTGCGGGTCAATGGAAGGACGAACCAGCCGGGAGTATATCGATTGGAATCATTCCTACTGTAAGTAATTATTTGATTCCTTCTATATATTTAAGTTTGCAAAAAGAATTTTCCAAGGTCAATTTCCGAATTTCAGAACTTCCTACCCTAACTATTTTAGAAAAATTAGAATCAGAGGAAATCGATTTGGGGATTCTTGCCACTCCGCTTAAGATTCCAAATATCGTAGAACATCCACTTTATTATGAACCGTTCGTTGTTTATTATCCCAAAGATGCAAAAGAAAAATCTACATCTGTTTCAATGAAACATATCGAGAAATATCCTTTGCTTGTACTTGGAGAAGAGCATTGCTTCAGGCACCAGTCTTTGAAAATATGCAACCGAAATGCGCTTGCAAAAATTGAAAGTGGAAGTGTGGAAACTTTGAAAAGAATGGTGGATATGGGTATAGGAGTGACCTTATTGCCCAAATTAGCTGTCGGAAAATCATCGGAACGAGTGGTACCGTTTCAATCGCCCGAACCTGCTCGTGAAATTAGTTTGGTTTATAAAAAAGGTTTTTATAAAACTAAAATATTAAAAAAACTTACCAGTTTGATTCTCGATGTGATTCCAAAGGAATACCATTCAAAAGAAAAATTTAAAATCATCGGGGTGTCTCTGAACCAGGACTAAACCAGCGAAATAGTTTTCATAAATCTTGTCATTTATAGTATTTATTTTACAAATGACCTATTTCCGGGTATATTCTTCTTAACTACAAAGGAGGATATTCAATGTCCAATATCAACACTCAAATTCCAGACTTTACTACGGAAGCTTTCCATAATGGGGCTTTTAAAAAAATTAGCAAAAAAGACGTACTTGGAAAATGGTCCGTTTTTGTTTTTTATCCTGCGGATTTTACATTTGTTTGTCCAACCGAACTAGGCGATGTAGCAGATCATTATGAAGAACTCCAAAAAATGGGAGTCGAAGTTTATTCTGTTTCTACTGACACTCACTTTGTTCACAAAGCTTGGCATGAAGCAAGTGATACCATTAAAAAAATCAAATTCCCAATGTTAGGTGATGCTTCGGGAAAGATCACTAGAGG
This genomic stretch from Leptospira meyeri harbors:
- a CDS encoding TonB-dependent receptor plug domain-containing protein is translated as MNSAKFKLNKPFIFGIFLFCFGSPLFAVSIRAKLINPKKEIAEKNLSVLIFETKKFAQTDAEGNVTLEFPSPGEYTLRLLRDTGIQEIKISIGSEDESRTIYTEKKASAPKTGIVVEGEREKTVASRTKVRYEEIKRMPGTFGEALRALETLPGVIPNIGFGGGANGIIVRGANPNANTYLYDDLPILYPFHLDGLTSVIHNDLIKSIDLYSGAYPANFNNATGGIIEIETVDSVQKTKGAFQVSLWNTTAYAATPTSGGKGYLAIAGKLGYLDKSLGATGLLPEGIRLPRYNDSQIKYVHNFTPEHQISFYNLTAQDNFAINVPNKPANDPTTSAFALLSGAKASFGQSFRTTALRYTWIPGDKFQNRITLINFDPIGEYNVGFGTIQGKQYQRGSYVGVRQDAYWTATKFLKIDFGTEVRKFSFRDYGTEVALRDPTNPSPNPYNSANPDFVGRPISIQGNSPYYNAYTTLHFKFGNFLFEPGARYDYVQVTGNGALTPRATASYTFPDVGKGMTIYGSGGDVSRFPLTTNFNSETGNPDLRFERARKVSAGIDQKIDQVWQVKMEVFKNQFTDTIIDDPYVSTPVGLNPDKGQWLTQPIVANRPLNYSNRASGWSHGYELLIRKNARPGTRDWFGWISYTWSQSFQNTNLYQVYEGDNTQVGGIERKILAAYFPNSVEQLAPWDRTHVANFIYGWRMNEKFQIGGRWSYLTAIPTRPVVGDDGGKFSNPLNGLTYWNPQYSNNPYSSQYGYVKRGTDFHRFDIRFDIFENYSWGYLNWYLEIVNVYMRKNKNGYDFDNSRPFSATNPKENDTFGTLELPGGTVIPFFNVGMEVHF
- a CDS encoding LIC20211 family lipoprotein, which encodes MKHFITITSVLFLSLIINNCASSSVGIATSNKPIPNTPYETVKTVEKTFTWYALDFIIFGLPFTEPPVTDLYEKVMEEDSGDALVNIRYWNDKSIFGPLTRYRFTIKGDLVRFPSQTTTKNKK
- a CDS encoding LytR/AlgR family response regulator transcription factor, giving the protein MESSTYSVLIIEDEYPARMLMMDYIMNCSELKLSGIAESGDKALNLLQEKQFDLVFMDINLPAVNGMDILRKEHNKSTFFIITTAYSEHAVEAFDLDATDYLLKPFSFERFRKSVDKALRFLQESKQTKIQPTNNNTNLKIQSDSAVFLLPFQDIQFISANNKSCVIHTSQKDYETAKLLKEIEEKLPSKHFIRIHKGFLVNLDYVASLRYDKGGSYTIQLKNEDETTLPVGRSFAQNLKEALKL
- a CDS encoding PP2C family protein-serine/threonine phosphatase; the encoded protein is MRILSFIFPIVLTAVISLSSEPLKVSSKYLTKIPEGWTFTSQGKTIPIQVGKGLSLQGLNPPVHGSYKTSFYYEPDNKPLGIYLDRVQEVDKLFINGVLLGETGQISKEGLYLPNWYYKRLYFIPSSVLKENQINQLEIEIHFRNKTFQGGLFRKIPVMGNYEQLQEFIIREDGRDFCFIMLFFGIGAYQIFSIILKRQAKSNFYLLLSTLIFVMWRLPLLNISYTYTNLSFFFWLKVFFTAQTLLPVSIFLFSYSLFQTKLKLNERLLIFFLLCLAFLQTWELEIPTRILLLRIWEFSLIIVVFFIIRGVIRAAKAKKAEAYFLTIGFICICIGTTIDIIIDVTSGKNIYLTQYGFLILMILSGVAISYRHAKNEKELSILTKDLEIRVRERTIELREKNQDLEQDLFFASQLQSYLLPKEHPNTIGIRIHTTYLPMKQVGGDLYDWVELDENRLLLLIADVAGHGVPAAFVSSMVKVQFRESTKNINSPKDVLEHMNQALTSLVSRYFITACCALIDSDKKTITFSTAGHPNPLIYNRSNGKFEFMNIKGPIIGWRESFTYGEWTHQMKTGDRYFFFTDGVTEARAENKLFGESKILDLLERGKDKDIKTLSQEIIVQISKFSEEELKDDVTFFFIDVT
- a CDS encoding hydrogen peroxide-inducible genes activator: MTITQLRYIVALDQLKSFAKAAEHCLVAQPTLSLQIQKVEQELGFELFDRKKNPVITTKLGKAVVDQAKNTLKEADKLFEIAGQWKDEPAGSISIGIIPTVSNYLIPSIYLSLQKEFSKVNFRISELPTLTILEKLESEEIDLGILATPLKIPNIVEHPLYYEPFVVYYPKDAKEKSTSVSMKHIEKYPLLVLGEEHCFRHQSLKICNRNALAKIESGSVETLKRMVDMGIGVTLLPKLAVGKSSERVVPFQSPEPAREISLVYKKGFYKTKILKKLTSLILDVIPKEYHSKEKFKIIGVSLNQD
- the ahpC gene encoding alkyl hydroperoxide reductase subunit C, which encodes MSNINTQIPDFTTEAFHNGAFKKISKKDVLGKWSVFVFYPADFTFVCPTELGDVADHYEELQKMGVEVYSVSTDTHFVHKAWHEASDTIKKIKFPMLGDASGKITRGFGIMIEDDGQALRGTFVVNPEGVIKTAEIHDLGIGRSADELVRKVQAAQYVANNDGEVCPAKWKPGNTTLKPGLDLVGKI